From Oceanipulchritudo coccoides, the proteins below share one genomic window:
- a CDS encoding bifunctional fucokinase/fucose-1-phosphate guanylyltransferase produces the protein MQKLISLSPSVADQFTELTGKASPEWFCTHDPAGSKLGSGGGTIHLLREAWASAGRKGDFPEWIEREKGILLHAGGQSRRLPGYAAEGKALIPVPVFRWSTGQRINQTLLDLQVPFLEQVMETAGEDSRWLIASGDVMLHADRLPASLPSADVVCLGIWGEPEQATRHGVFFTPRNDPESLSFMLQKPTLDEIRNCARDHYFLLDVGVWLLSGRAMRVLLERCFTSSGGESGNSPVEAYDLYGDFGPALGMNPHRKDEEVNALSSAILPLEGGEFYHFGSGPDLIESTLRLQNRIIDQRQLSTTNIKPHPSMFVQNSFLGKGLLSEKQSQIWVENSHLGANWSLDSEHVITGIPENDWSLSVPAGLCLDCVPLKDGGRVVRVYGIRDPFRGPVGDEQTLYAGVSFNSWLISRGISLEELGLDPSTDLQEAAIFPVFKGEIDSTILQWLLTGEGDCANAYKDLRRISAETISRDADLPAIKEQRDAFLTSSLPLLAKHADRSVFYQVDLEHLAGLYAESEFSLPEARPDEERELFKFIRDAMFRACVLKRRNKNWENEEEAAFAALRTALIKSAKSDPVRPALDCLEDQIIWARSPVRLDLAGGWTDTPPYCFLNGGKVVNVAVELNGQPPIQVFVRPRREGGIKIRSIDLGISEELYTYDDLRSYADLGSGFAIAKAALALCGFLPEFHSGKCPDTLEEFLRNFGSGIEISLLCAVPKGSGLGTSSILSATLLGALSELCQLGWNHYIIGQRVLVLEQMLTSGGGWQDQFGGICRGLKYLDTAAGLDQSPKVHWLDDHLFTDPSAQPNILLYYTGITRVAKNVLGEIVRGMFLNSQHRLRVLEKIGKNALRLQASLQEGSYEDLAASVDRSWQLNQALDSGTNTPEIEGILKGLEPWMAGCKLLGAGGGGYLLMLAKDSSAAQKIKEHLSKNPPNPRARFVDVAISNEGLQVTRS, from the coding sequence ATGCAAAAACTGATCAGTTTATCACCATCCGTTGCAGATCAATTTACCGAACTGACAGGGAAAGCGTCTCCCGAGTGGTTTTGCACGCATGATCCAGCTGGAAGCAAGCTGGGCAGCGGGGGAGGGACGATCCATCTGCTGCGCGAGGCGTGGGCTTCTGCCGGACGCAAGGGAGACTTCCCGGAGTGGATTGAAAGAGAAAAAGGCATTCTGTTGCATGCCGGGGGACAAAGCCGGCGATTGCCGGGTTACGCGGCGGAGGGGAAGGCGCTCATTCCGGTACCAGTCTTTCGCTGGTCCACCGGGCAGCGTATCAACCAGACCCTTCTCGACTTGCAGGTGCCGTTTCTCGAGCAGGTCATGGAAACGGCCGGGGAGGATTCCCGATGGCTCATTGCCAGCGGTGATGTCATGCTCCATGCGGATCGCCTTCCGGCGTCGCTTCCTTCCGCGGATGTGGTATGCCTGGGAATTTGGGGCGAGCCGGAACAGGCCACCCGACACGGGGTCTTTTTCACACCGCGAAATGATCCGGAATCCCTATCGTTCATGTTGCAAAAGCCGACACTGGACGAAATCCGCAATTGTGCACGGGACCATTATTTCCTGTTGGATGTTGGTGTCTGGCTACTCAGTGGGCGCGCCATGCGTGTCCTGCTGGAGCGGTGCTTTACCTCAAGTGGAGGGGAATCCGGCAACAGCCCGGTCGAGGCGTATGATCTCTACGGGGACTTTGGTCCGGCTCTGGGAATGAATCCCCACCGCAAGGACGAGGAAGTCAATGCGCTCAGCTCAGCCATACTCCCGTTGGAGGGTGGGGAGTTTTATCACTTCGGCAGCGGCCCGGACTTGATTGAATCGACCTTGAGGCTGCAAAACCGGATCATCGACCAGCGCCAGCTTTCCACGACCAATATCAAGCCGCACCCATCCATGTTCGTGCAGAATAGTTTTCTCGGAAAGGGGCTTCTATCGGAGAAACAGTCTCAGATTTGGGTTGAGAACAGCCACTTGGGGGCCAATTGGTCATTGGATAGCGAGCATGTCATTACCGGTATTCCGGAGAATGACTGGTCACTTTCCGTTCCGGCAGGCCTTTGTCTTGATTGCGTGCCTTTAAAGGATGGGGGGCGAGTAGTGCGGGTTTACGGCATTCGTGATCCGTTCCGGGGACCGGTTGGTGATGAACAGACGCTCTATGCTGGAGTATCCTTCAACAGCTGGCTGATTAGCCGTGGAATCAGTCTGGAAGAGCTTGGGCTGGACCCTTCAACTGATTTACAAGAGGCAGCGATCTTTCCGGTTTTTAAAGGGGAAATTGATTCAACAATTCTCCAGTGGCTCCTCACTGGCGAGGGTGATTGTGCCAATGCTTACAAGGATTTGCGGCGTATCTCGGCGGAGACTATTTCCCGCGACGCGGACTTGCCTGCCATCAAGGAGCAACGCGATGCCTTTCTCACCTCCAGCCTGCCGTTACTGGCGAAGCATGCCGACCGTAGCGTCTTCTACCAAGTCGATCTGGAACATCTGGCCGGGCTTTATGCGGAAAGTGAATTTTCCCTGCCGGAAGCCCGCCCCGATGAAGAAAGGGAATTGTTCAAGTTTATCCGGGACGCGATGTTCCGGGCATGTGTCCTGAAGCGCCGCAACAAGAACTGGGAGAATGAGGAGGAAGCGGCATTTGCTGCATTGCGTACCGCCTTGATCAAATCTGCAAAGAGTGACCCGGTACGCCCCGCTTTGGATTGCCTGGAAGACCAGATTATCTGGGCTCGGAGTCCTGTTCGTTTGGACCTCGCTGGTGGATGGACGGACACACCTCCGTATTGTTTCCTCAATGGGGGAAAGGTGGTGAATGTGGCTGTCGAGCTGAACGGACAACCCCCCATCCAGGTTTTTGTCAGGCCACGAAGGGAAGGGGGAATCAAAATCCGCTCCATCGATCTGGGGATATCCGAGGAGTTGTATACCTACGATGACCTGCGCAGCTACGCTGATCTTGGTTCCGGATTTGCCATAGCCAAGGCGGCCCTTGCCCTCTGTGGGTTTCTGCCGGAGTTTCATTCCGGAAAGTGCCCGGATACTCTGGAGGAGTTTCTCCGTAATTTCGGCAGCGGTATCGAAATTTCACTACTGTGCGCGGTGCCGAAGGGATCCGGACTGGGTACCAGCAGCATTCTCTCGGCGACGCTTCTGGGCGCCCTGAGCGAGCTCTGTCAGCTCGGGTGGAATCACTACATTATCGGGCAGCGTGTGTTGGTCCTTGAGCAGATGCTGACTTCGGGTGGCGGATGGCAGGACCAATTCGGTGGAATTTGCCGCGGCTTGAAATACCTTGATACAGCTGCGGGGCTGGACCAGTCACCAAAAGTCCATTGGCTTGACGACCATTTGTTCACGGATCCATCGGCCCAGCCGAACATTCTTCTTTACTACACCGGGATCACGCGTGTGGCCAAAAATGTCTTGGGCGAGATTGTCCGGGGCATGTTCCTGAACAGCCAGCACCGCCTGCGGGTCCTTGAGAAGATAGGAAAAAATGCCTTAAGGTTACAGGCGTCCCTTCAGGAGGGTAGCTACGAAGACCTTGCGGCATCAGTAGATCGGAGTTGGCAGCTGAATCAGGCCTTGGATTCCGGGACCAACACTCCCGAAATCGAAGGAATACTGAAAGGGCTTGAGCCTTGGATGGCTGGTTGCAAATTGCTTGGCGCAGGTGGGGGCGGCTACCTTCTCATGTTGGCCAAGGACAGTTCCGCAGCCCAGAAGATCAAGGAACACCTCAGCAAGAATCCTCCGAATCCACGAGCTCGATTTGTCGACGTGGCCATTTCAAATGAGGGCCTGCAGGTGACGCGTAGCTAG